The following coding sequences are from one Ovis canadensis isolate MfBH-ARS-UI-01 breed Bighorn chromosome 7, ARS-UI_OviCan_v2, whole genome shotgun sequence window:
- the HOMEZ gene encoding homeobox and leucine zipper protein Homez isoform X2 — MVRGWEPPPGLDCAISEGHKSESTMPPNKEASSLNSSPAGLICLPPISEELQLVWTQAAQTSELDSNEHLLQTFSYFPYPSLADIALLCLRYGLQMEKVKTWFMAQRLRCGISWSSEEIEETRARVVYHRDQLHFKSLLSFTHHAGRPPEEVPPSPVPPPEQVGLGIVPLTLSEPTQMKGLKVEPEEPLNHQKAKETLMVPGSGAFPHQSQFWQDHQCSGLSKEQAGRCPDQSHSLGTASWNHATAVHQPHARDKPKSISLLASSCKKESASNVTPPSSTSSSSFQGLANGAPATSKSLQPLGCAPQPLSPNEQALPPQLEPAWPQGLRHNSASGRVGPAEYLSPDMQRQRKTKRKTKEQLAILKSFFLQCQWARREDYHKLEQITGLPRPEIIQWFGDTRYALKHGQLKWFRDNAVPGAPSFQDPAIPTPPPSTRSLNEWAETPPLPNPPPPPDIRPLERYWATHQQLRESDIPQLSQASRLSTQQVLDWFDSRLPEPAEVVVCLDEEEEEEEEELPEDDEEEEEEDDDDDDDDVIIQD, encoded by the exons ATGGTGCGAGGCTGGGAGCCGCCGCCCGGGCTGGACTGCG CTATCTCTGAAGGGCACAAATCAGAAAGCACCATGCCTCCTAATAAAGAGGCCAGCAGCCTTAATAGCTCCCCTGCGGGCCTCATCTGCCTCCCTCCAATCTCTGAGGAACTACAGCTTGTGTGGACCCAAGCAGCCCAGACCAGTGAGCTGGACAGCAATGAACACTTGCTCCAAACCTTCAGCTACTTCCCCTACCCCAGTTTAGCAGATATTGCCCTTCTTTGCCTGCGCTATGGGCTGCAGATGGAGAAAGTCAAGACTTGGTTCATGGCCCAGCGCCTTCGCTGTGGCATTAGCTGGTCATCTGAAGAAATTGAAGAGACTCGAGCCCGAGTAGTCTACCATCGGGACCAACTCCATTTCAAATCCCTTCTCTCTTTTACTCATCATGCAGGGCGGCCCCCAGAGGAAGTGCCTCCTTCTCCTGTGCCACCTCCGGAACAAGTTGGTCTTGGAATAGTGCCCCTGACTCTTAGCGAGCCCACCCAGATGAAAGGATTGAAGGTAGAGCCTGAGGAGCCACTGAATcaccagaaagcaaaggagacccTGATGGTACCTGGCAGTGGAGCATTCCCCCATCAATCGCAATTTTGGCAGGATCATCAATGCAGTGGCCTCTCCAAGGAGCAGGCAGGCAGGTGTCCCGACCAGTCACACAGCCTAGGTACTGCCTCCTGGAACCATGCCACAGCTGTCCACCAGCCCCATGCTCGGGATAAGCCCAAATCCATCTCATTACTTGCCAGTAGTTGTAAGAAGGAGTCAGCATCTAATGTGACTCCTCCTTCCTctacctcttcttcctctttccagGGACTGGCTAATGGAGCTCCTGCCACCTCTAAGTCCCTCCAGCCACTGGGCTGTGCCCCACAACCACTGTCACCCAATGAACAGGCACTACCCCCACAGCTGGAGCCAGCTTGGCCCCAGGGGCTAAGGCATAACTCAGCATCAGGTAGGGTTGGCCCTGCAGAGTATCTTTCCCCAGACATGCAACGCCAGCGAAAGACCAAGCGCAAAACCAAAGAGCAGTTGGCTATCCTCAAATCGTTTTTTCTACAGTGCCAATGGGCACGGCGTGAGGATTACCATAAATTAGAGCAGATCACTGGTTTACCTCGGCCTGAGATTATTCAGTGGTTTGGTGACACACGCTATGCCTTGAAGCATGGGCAACTAAAATGGTTTCGGGACAATGCAGTACCTGGTGCCCCTAGCTTCCAGGATCCAGCAATTCCTACACCACCACCTTCAACCCGCTCCTTGAATGAATGGGCTGAGACACCACCTCTGCCAaatcccccgcccccaccggaTATACGACCCTTGGAGAGGTACTGGGCAACCCACCAACAGCTCCGGGAAAGTGATATCCCTCAACTGAGTCAGGCATCAAGGCTTAGCACCCAGCAGGTACTGGATTGGTTTGACTCTCGATTACCTGAGCCAGCTGAAGTGGTGGTCTGTCTagatgaagaggaggaagaggaagaggaggaactgccagaagatgatgaagaggaggaggaggaggacgatgacgacgatgatgatgatgtgatcatcCAGGACTga
- the PPP1R3E gene encoding protein phosphatase 1 regulatory subunit 3E: MSRERHSRTDIPRNLSFIASLTERAYYLSQRPSLEEEPEEEPSEGGTRLGARSRAPGPSRGRRARSAPAGGGGTRALRNHSPDTRKRVRFADALGLELAAVRRFRPGELPRVPRHVQVQLQRDALRHFAPCQPRARGLQEARAALEPASEPGFAARLQAQRICLERVEAGPLGVAGSARVLDLAYEKRVSVRWSADGWRSQREAPAAYTGPAPPPPRADRFSFRLPAPPIGGSLLFALRYRVTGREFWDNNGGRDYALRGPEHPGSGGNPEPLGWIHFI, translated from the exons ATGTCTCGCGAGCGGCACTCCCGCACCGACATCCCCCGCAACCTGAGCTTCATCGCCTCGCTGACAGAGCGCGCCTACTACCTCAGCCAGCGGCCCAGCCTCGAGGAGGAGCCAGAGGAGGAACCAAGTGAGGGAGGGACGCGTCTCGGGGCCCGATCTCGAGCTCCAGGTCCGAGTCGGGGGCGCCGGGCTCGTTCTGCGCCCGCCGGAGGCGGCGGGACTCGGGCGCTCCGCAACCACAGCCCCGATACCCGTAAGAGAGTGCGTTTCGCTGACGCGCTGGGGCTGGAGCTGGCAGCCGTGCGCCGCTTCCGCCCGGGAGAGCTGCCCCGGGTGCCCCGCCACGTGCAGGTCCAGCTGCAGAGGGACGCCCTCCGCCACTTCGCGCCGTGCCAGCCCCGCGCCCGAGGCCTCCAG GAGGCGCGCGCCGCTCTGGAGCCGGCCAGCGAACCCGGTTTCGCCGCCCGCTTGCAGGCCCAGCGCATCTGCCTGGAACGCGTCGAGGCGGGCCCGCTGGGCGTGGCCGGGAGCGCGCGCGTGCTGGACCTGGCCTACGAGAAGCGCGTGAGCGTGCGCTGGAGTGCAGACGGCTGGCGGAGCCAACGAGAGGCGCCCGCCGCCTAtaccggcccggccccgccccctccgcgcGCCGACCGCTTCTCCTTCCGCCTACCGGCGCCACCCATTGGAGGTTCCCTGCTCTTCGCCCTGCGCTACCGCGTGACCGGCCGCGAGTTCTGGGACAACAACGGCGGCCGTGACTATGCTCTGCGTGGGCCGGAGCACCCGGGCAGTGGCGGAAACCCGGAGCCCCTGGGCTGGATCCACTTTATCTGA
- the HOMEZ gene encoding homeobox and leucine zipper protein Homez isoform X1, translating to MPPNKEASSLNSSPAGLICLPPISEELQLVWTQAAQTSELDSNEHLLQTFSYFPYPSLADIALLCLRYGLQMEKVKTWFMAQRLRCGISWSSEEIEETRARVVYHRDQLHFKSLLSFTHHAGRPPEEVPPSPVPPPEQVGLGIVPLTLSEPTQMKGLKVEPEEPLNHQKAKETLMVPGSGAFPHQSQFWQDHQCSGLSKEQAGRCPDQSHSLGTASWNHATAVHQPHARDKPKSISLLASSCKKESASNVTPPSSTSSSSFQGLANGAPATSKSLQPLGCAPQPLSPNEQALPPQLEPAWPQGLRHNSASGRVGPAEYLSPDMQRQRKTKRKTKEQLAILKSFFLQCQWARREDYHKLEQITGLPRPEIIQWFGDTRYALKHGQLKWFRDNAVPGAPSFQDPAIPTPPPSTRSLNEWAETPPLPNPPPPPDIRPLERYWATHQQLRESDIPQLSQASRLSTQQVLDWFDSRLPEPAEVVVCLDEEEEEEEEELPEDDEEEEEEDDDDDDDDVIIQD from the coding sequence ATGCCTCCTAATAAAGAGGCCAGCAGCCTTAATAGCTCCCCTGCGGGCCTCATCTGCCTCCCTCCAATCTCTGAGGAACTACAGCTTGTGTGGACCCAAGCAGCCCAGACCAGTGAGCTGGACAGCAATGAACACTTGCTCCAAACCTTCAGCTACTTCCCCTACCCCAGTTTAGCAGATATTGCCCTTCTTTGCCTGCGCTATGGGCTGCAGATGGAGAAAGTCAAGACTTGGTTCATGGCCCAGCGCCTTCGCTGTGGCATTAGCTGGTCATCTGAAGAAATTGAAGAGACTCGAGCCCGAGTAGTCTACCATCGGGACCAACTCCATTTCAAATCCCTTCTCTCTTTTACTCATCATGCAGGGCGGCCCCCAGAGGAAGTGCCTCCTTCTCCTGTGCCACCTCCGGAACAAGTTGGTCTTGGAATAGTGCCCCTGACTCTTAGCGAGCCCACCCAGATGAAAGGATTGAAGGTAGAGCCTGAGGAGCCACTGAATcaccagaaagcaaaggagacccTGATGGTACCTGGCAGTGGAGCATTCCCCCATCAATCGCAATTTTGGCAGGATCATCAATGCAGTGGCCTCTCCAAGGAGCAGGCAGGCAGGTGTCCCGACCAGTCACACAGCCTAGGTACTGCCTCCTGGAACCATGCCACAGCTGTCCACCAGCCCCATGCTCGGGATAAGCCCAAATCCATCTCATTACTTGCCAGTAGTTGTAAGAAGGAGTCAGCATCTAATGTGACTCCTCCTTCCTctacctcttcttcctctttccagGGACTGGCTAATGGAGCTCCTGCCACCTCTAAGTCCCTCCAGCCACTGGGCTGTGCCCCACAACCACTGTCACCCAATGAACAGGCACTACCCCCACAGCTGGAGCCAGCTTGGCCCCAGGGGCTAAGGCATAACTCAGCATCAGGTAGGGTTGGCCCTGCAGAGTATCTTTCCCCAGACATGCAACGCCAGCGAAAGACCAAGCGCAAAACCAAAGAGCAGTTGGCTATCCTCAAATCGTTTTTTCTACAGTGCCAATGGGCACGGCGTGAGGATTACCATAAATTAGAGCAGATCACTGGTTTACCTCGGCCTGAGATTATTCAGTGGTTTGGTGACACACGCTATGCCTTGAAGCATGGGCAACTAAAATGGTTTCGGGACAATGCAGTACCTGGTGCCCCTAGCTTCCAGGATCCAGCAATTCCTACACCACCACCTTCAACCCGCTCCTTGAATGAATGGGCTGAGACACCACCTCTGCCAaatcccccgcccccaccggaTATACGACCCTTGGAGAGGTACTGGGCAACCCACCAACAGCTCCGGGAAAGTGATATCCCTCAACTGAGTCAGGCATCAAGGCTTAGCACCCAGCAGGTACTGGATTGGTTTGACTCTCGATTACCTGAGCCAGCTGAAGTGGTGGTCTGTCTagatgaagaggaggaagaggaagaggaggaactgccagaagatgatgaagaggaggaggaggaggacgatgacgacgatgatgatgatgtgatcatcCAGGACTga